From a region of the Deinococcus sp. KSM4-11 genome:
- a CDS encoding ABC transporter ATP-binding protein, whose amino-acid sequence MTTAATIPSPTPGTLPTLHVENLSRIYPSGDGQVQALAPLTHTFPPGLTAVVGPSGSGKSTLLNLLAGFDTPTTGTVQVGGTTLTSLSETQRADFRLKHYGFVFQNHNLVSILTALENVEFPLTLAGVPLRERTDRARALLARVGLEQRAGHLPSQLSGGEAQRVAIARALAGNPALLLCDEPTGNLDSKTGEMVLSQLQDAAKQGRTVVLITHDRDIAALADHHLQVRDGIVSVVD is encoded by the coding sequence ATGACGACCGCTGCCACCATACCGTCCCCCACACCCGGCACGTTACCCACCCTGCACGTCGAGAACCTGTCGCGCATCTACCCCAGCGGTGACGGTCAGGTGCAGGCCCTCGCTCCCCTCACGCACACCTTCCCACCCGGCCTGACCGCCGTGGTCGGCCCCAGCGGCAGCGGCAAGAGCACCCTGCTGAACCTGCTCGCGGGCTTCGACACCCCCACCACCGGCACCGTGCAGGTCGGCGGCACCACCCTGACCAGCCTCAGCGAAACGCAGCGCGCGGACTTCCGCCTGAAGCACTATGGCTTCGTGTTCCAGAACCACAACCTCGTAAGCATCCTGACGGCCCTGGAGAACGTCGAATTCCCCCTCACCCTGGCCGGCGTTCCCCTGCGCGAACGCACCGACCGTGCCCGCGCCCTGCTCGCCCGGGTTGGCCTGGAGCAACGCGCCGGACACCTCCCCAGCCAGCTCTCGGGCGGGGAAGCCCAGCGCGTGGCCATTGCCCGCGCCTTAGCCGGGAATCCCGCCCTGCTGCTGTGCGACGAACCCACCGGCAACCTGGATTCCAAGACCGGCGAGATGGTGCTCTCGCAATTGCAGGACGCCGCGAAGCAGGGAAGAACGGTGGTGCTCATCACCCACGACCGCGATATCGCCGCGCTGGCCGACCACCACCTACAGGTGCGGGATGGGATTGTTAGTGTGGTGGATTAG
- a CDS encoding ABC transporter permease: protein MTMTDLWRLAWRGLTRRRVRTLLTALGITVAVASMVIFLSLGEGIRKVFTQQLGGIGPDIQVSLTPLSQGMALHPNLPGKTTQDIMALSKELGIQSVTPVIMAVRGGLDVTQSVILYGLPAAQGIQAVFPSTTIVQGRALQAADEGEGVAVAGAKAAQNLHLKVGSTLNLNRRNRVKVEGILAPESGLVDNFIFLPLGTLQRSEGADGRVSLVAVKLDDPRQARTVATALAKKLDLEAATQSDFLSFLDRALKISDAVRFGISLIALIVGGLAVANTVMMGVYERIREFGTLRAIGARPGFVRALVLSESLLLSLVGGVGGLLLGLVGIWVVNLYTQQLAGIDAAALTPRLTLLALGISLLLGLLSGLLPARAASRLNITDALGRV, encoded by the coding sequence GTGACCATGACCGACCTGTGGCGACTCGCGTGGCGTGGCCTGACCCGCCGCCGCGTCCGCACCCTCCTGACTGCCCTCGGGATCACCGTGGCCGTGGCCAGCATGGTCATCTTTCTGAGCCTCGGCGAGGGCATCCGCAAGGTGTTCACGCAGCAGCTCGGCGGGATCGGCCCGGACATCCAGGTGAGCCTCACGCCGCTGTCGCAGGGCATGGCGCTGCACCCGAACCTGCCGGGCAAGACCACGCAGGACATCATGGCGCTGTCGAAGGAACTCGGCATTCAATCGGTCACGCCCGTGATCATGGCCGTGCGGGGCGGCCTGGACGTCACGCAGAGCGTCATCCTGTACGGCCTGCCCGCCGCGCAGGGCATTCAGGCCGTGTTTCCCAGCACCACCATCGTCCAGGGCCGCGCCCTCCAGGCCGCCGATGAAGGGGAGGGCGTCGCCGTGGCCGGAGCGAAGGCCGCGCAGAACCTGCACCTGAAGGTCGGAAGCACCCTGAACCTCAACCGCCGCAACCGCGTGAAGGTCGAGGGCATCCTCGCGCCGGAATCCGGACTGGTCGATAATTTCATCTTCCTGCCGCTGGGCACCCTGCAACGCAGCGAGGGCGCCGACGGCCGCGTGTCGCTGGTCGCCGTGAAGCTGGACGACCCCCGCCAGGCCCGCACGGTCGCCACCGCCTTGGCCAAGAAGCTCGACCTGGAGGCCGCCACGCAGTCCGACTTCCTCAGCTTCCTCGACCGGGCCCTGAAGATCAGCGACGCCGTGCGCTTCGGCATTTCCCTGATCGCCCTGATCGTCGGTGGCCTGGCCGTCGCCAACACCGTCATGATGGGCGTCTACGAACGCATCCGCGAGTTCGGCACGCTGCGGGCCATCGGAGCCAGGCCCGGCTTCGTGCGCGCCCTGGTGCTCTCGGAAAGCCTGCTGCTCTCGCTGGTCGGTGGCGTCGGCGGCCTGCTGCTGGGGCTGGTCGGCATCTGGGTCGTGAACCTCTACACGCAGCAACTCGCCGGCATCGACGCCGCCGCCCTCACCCCCCGCCTCACTCTGCTGGCGTTGGGCATCAGCCTGCTGCTCGGCCTGCTCTCGGGCCTGCTGCCCGCCCGCGCCGCCAGCCGCCTGAACATCACCGACGCCCTCGGGAGGGTCTGA
- a CDS encoding DUF4127 family protein: MRSSVLLFPSLLALLPLAGAQTLIPLDSRPATRVLPALIAGLDGGTPQVPPVQLLGDAKRGADPLALGAWLEGQAPSGPLVVALDALAYGGLVQSRTSPLTTLEALTRLELIRAWQARTKQPVYAFITLPREPDATNRTRNLEVVKTMIAWAREGVFAQLDVTWDDALPGSPSPAEGAALAVDVPANVRVYPGADEVLGMLAARALSPQARTVRIEYSDPKAATTVMKYEGIPLTQSAVNHARGSGFTVVDSGPADLTLFVFNGGDARRAAVRISSLLQKEHVAVADVAQVNVGTPRLWADLSTLRQTANLQSLAAWGTPGNNLGSALAHAKLALDATSAVRQDALLAREYANDVIYSTQVRALLRRALPESALAGQDAQTQLLTLAKEFFPLRVGNTYTLKDAFLPWGRSFEWDFDLTPQSGPPSTP; encoded by the coding sequence ATGCGTTCTTCCGTCCTCCTCTTTCCTTCCCTGCTGGCCCTGCTGCCCCTGGCGGGTGCCCAGACGCTGATTCCGCTGGACTCCCGTCCAGCCACGCGGGTGTTGCCGGCCTTGATCGCGGGCCTGGACGGTGGCACGCCGCAGGTTCCGCCGGTTCAGCTGCTGGGGGACGCAAAACGCGGTGCGGATCCGCTGGCGCTGGGCGCGTGGCTGGAGGGCCAGGCACCGTCCGGGCCGCTGGTCGTGGCGCTGGACGCACTGGCCTACGGTGGCCTGGTGCAGTCCCGCACGAGTCCGCTGACGACCCTGGAGGCCCTGACCCGACTGGAACTGATCCGGGCGTGGCAAGCCCGCACGAAGCAGCCGGTGTACGCCTTCATTACCCTGCCGCGCGAACCGGACGCGACGAACCGGACACGGAACCTGGAGGTCGTGAAAACCATGATCGCGTGGGCCAGGGAGGGCGTGTTCGCGCAACTCGACGTGACCTGGGACGACGCGCTGCCCGGCAGTCCCTCTCCGGCGGAGGGCGCGGCGCTCGCGGTGGACGTCCCGGCGAACGTGCGCGTCTATCCGGGAGCGGACGAGGTGCTGGGCATGCTCGCGGCGCGCGCGCTGTCGCCGCAGGCGCGGACGGTGCGCATCGAGTACAGCGATCCGAAGGCCGCGACCACCGTGATGAAGTACGAGGGCATCCCCCTCACCCAGAGTGCGGTGAACCACGCGCGCGGCAGCGGATTCACGGTGGTGGACTCCGGCCCGGCCGACCTGACGCTGTTCGTGTTCAACGGAGGCGATGCGCGCCGGGCGGCCGTGCGGATCAGTTCGCTCCTCCAGAAGGAACACGTGGCGGTGGCAGACGTGGCGCAGGTGAACGTGGGCACCCCCCGGCTGTGGGCGGATCTGAGCACCCTGCGGCAGACCGCGAATCTGCAGTCCCTGGCGGCGTGGGGCACCCCCGGCAACAACCTGGGCAGCGCCCTGGCCCACGCGAAACTGGCGCTGGACGCCACGAGCGCCGTGCGTCAGGATGCCCTGCTGGCCCGCGAGTACGCGAACGACGTCATCTACTCCACGCAGGTGCGCGCGCTGCTCCGCCGGGCACTGCCGGAGTCGGCGCTGGCCGGCCAGGACGCCCAGACGCAGCTGCTGACGCTGGCGAAGGAGTTCTTCCCGCTCCGGGTGGGGAACACTTACACCCTGAAAGATGCCTTCCTGCCGTGGGGCCGCTCCTTCGAATGGGACTTCGACCTGACGCCGCAGTCCGGCCCGCCGTCCACCCCCTGA
- a CDS encoding DMT family transporter: protein MAKNPLTAAATRRATLLILTAAVLWGLLGILGKQAQAAGVSPLEVAFWRATLGGALYALHATVIRAPLPRGRDLWITAAFGVAGVSVFYGTYQLAVRAGGASLASVLLYTAPAFVALMGWAFLRERLGLRELGAVVGTLLGIALISFGGGQGVTVSPAALGFGLTAGFTYSLYYLYGKAFFHRYAPPALLAVALPVGALGLLPLVHFTPKTAPAWTSLLALSFFSTYLAYLAYSAGLRHLNATRASVIASLEPVVAAGLAAVLYGEHLSPLALLGAALVIGAALALSLRSAEEHPPVE from the coding sequence GTGGCGAAGAACCCGTTGACGGCGGCCGCCACCCGCCGCGCGACGCTGCTGATCCTCACGGCCGCCGTGCTGTGGGGCCTGCTGGGCATTCTGGGCAAGCAGGCGCAGGCGGCGGGCGTGTCGCCGCTGGAGGTCGCGTTCTGGCGGGCCACGCTGGGCGGCGCCCTGTACGCCCTGCACGCCACCGTGATCCGCGCGCCGCTGCCCCGAGGCCGTGACCTGTGGATCACCGCCGCCTTCGGGGTGGCGGGCGTGAGCGTGTTCTACGGCACGTACCAGCTGGCAGTGCGGGCAGGCGGCGCCAGCCTCGCCTCGGTGCTGCTGTACACCGCGCCCGCCTTCGTGGCCCTGATGGGCTGGGCCTTTTTGCGCGAGCGCCTGGGCCTGCGGGAACTCGGCGCCGTGGTCGGCACCCTGCTGGGGATCGCCCTGATCAGCTTTGGAGGTGGGCAGGGCGTGACCGTCAGCCCGGCCGCGCTGGGCTTCGGACTGACCGCCGGATTCACTTATTCACTGTATTACCTGTATGGCAAGGCCTTCTTCCATCGCTACGCCCCGCCCGCGCTGCTGGCCGTGGCCCTGCCGGTCGGCGCCCTGGGCCTGCTGCCGCTGGTGCACTTCACGCCGAAAACGGCGCCCGCGTGGACCAGCCTGCTGGCCCTGTCGTTCTTCAGCACGTACCTCGCCTACCTCGCGTACAGCGCGGGCCTGCGGCACCTGAACGCCACGCGCGCAAGCGTGATCGCCAGCCTGGAACCGGTCGTGGCGGCTGGGCTCGCGGCGGTTCTCTACGGCGAGCACCTCTCCCCGCTGGCCCTGCTGGGCGCGGCCCTGGTGATCGGCGCGGCCCTGGCCCTGAGCCTGCGCAGCGCCGAGGAACACCCGCCCGTCGAGTAA
- a CDS encoding glucodextranase DOMON-like domain-containing protein produces MLSLLTAALLTIPDPAGDARGDGGYVLPTRPALTQDALDLRSLSAQPQGSGMQFTVAFGQMGNPWNAPSGYSAGVTDIFVKTGFGGQMALADTGLRVRGAGGWQYHLRVTGFTSSLEGVAEDGSGLHPLAAPTVKVAGTSLVIDAAIPPGNYAYWVTNAVYTPLSSDGVLRPTQSAGATALQVGRADAPVPVDVLAPEGDNGAYIDHTVAPLGETRNTATLILAGVGLLGLLVTLVATVAVWRRTR; encoded by the coding sequence GTGCTGTCGCTGCTCACCGCTGCTCTCCTCACCATCCCGGATCCGGCCGGCGACGCCCGTGGAGACGGCGGGTACGTCCTGCCCACCCGCCCCGCGCTGACCCAGGACGCGCTGGATCTGCGGTCGCTCAGCGCCCAGCCGCAGGGCAGCGGCATGCAGTTCACGGTCGCCTTCGGCCAGATGGGCAATCCGTGGAACGCGCCCAGCGGCTACTCGGCCGGCGTGACGGACATCTTCGTGAAGACCGGCTTCGGCGGGCAGATGGCGCTGGCCGACACGGGCCTGCGGGTGCGCGGCGCGGGCGGCTGGCAGTACCACCTGCGCGTGACCGGGTTCACCAGCAGCCTGGAAGGGGTAGCCGAGGATGGCAGCGGCCTGCACCCCCTGGCGGCGCCCACGGTGAAGGTCGCGGGGACGAGTCTGGTCATCGACGCGGCCATTCCACCCGGCAATTACGCGTACTGGGTCACGAACGCCGTATATACCCCCCTCTCGTCCGATGGGGTGCTGCGGCCCACCCAGAGCGCCGGTGCCACCGCCCTTCAGGTGGGCCGCGCCGACGCGCCCGTGCCCGTCGACGTGCTCGCCCCGGAGGGAGACAATGGGGCGTACATTGACCACACCGTGGCCCCGCTGGGCGAGACGCGCAACACCGCCACCCTGATCCTGGCCGGAGTGGGCCTGCTGGGCCTGCTGGTCACGCTGGTCGCCACGGTCGCCGTGTGGCGAAGAACCCGTTGA
- the proB gene encoding glutamate 5-kinase, whose product MRVVLKLGTSVLTAGTDRLHRPRMVDLVRGLAAVRAAGHEAVLVTSGAVIAGWEALGFPPRDRTVAEKQLLAAVGQGRLMHQYAQLADIYGLTVAQVLLIADDFRDRTRYLNARTTLDACLARGVLPIINENDAVALEQLKVGDNDTLSAFVANLVEADLLVILTDAPGLYTADPRADPQATLIPVVERVTPEIWALAGGVGSHRGTGGMHTKIQAAEIATRAGTPVVIAPGDAPDALQRIVGGEALGTRFVAAGSRLEARKRWILAEIAAGRVVLDEGAARAVRERGGSLLPAGIRAVEGSFGRGHTIRLVAPDGQEIARGLTRYASADLTRIAGRHSREIEEVLGFTYGPEAVHRDDLVRL is encoded by the coding sequence ATGCGGGTGGTACTCAAACTGGGCACAAGCGTCCTCACGGCCGGTACCGACCGGCTGCACCGTCCCCGGATGGTGGATCTGGTGCGCGGACTCGCGGCCGTCCGCGCAGCCGGGCACGAGGCGGTGCTGGTGACCAGCGGCGCCGTGATCGCCGGGTGGGAGGCGCTGGGCTTTCCGCCACGCGACCGCACGGTGGCCGAGAAGCAGCTGCTGGCCGCGGTCGGTCAGGGCCGCCTGATGCACCAGTACGCGCAGCTGGCCGACATCTATGGCCTGACGGTGGCACAGGTGCTGCTGATCGCGGACGACTTCCGTGACCGCACCCGCTACCTGAACGCCCGCACCACCCTGGACGCCTGTCTGGCGCGCGGCGTGCTCCCGATCATCAACGAGAACGACGCCGTGGCTCTGGAGCAGCTGAAGGTGGGCGACAACGACACCCTCTCGGCCTTCGTGGCGAACCTCGTGGAGGCCGACCTGCTGGTCATTCTGACGGACGCGCCCGGCCTGTACACCGCCGATCCCCGCGCCGATCCGCAGGCGACCCTGATTCCGGTCGTGGAGCGCGTCACGCCGGAGATCTGGGCGCTGGCGGGCGGCGTGGGTTCACACCGGGGCACGGGCGGCATGCACACCAAGATCCAGGCGGCCGAGATCGCCACCCGCGCCGGCACGCCCGTCGTGATCGCTCCCGGCGACGCGCCCGACGCCCTGCAACGCATTGTCGGAGGTGAGGCGCTGGGCACGCGCTTCGTGGCGGCCGGATCGCGCCTGGAAGCCCGGAAACGCTGGATCCTGGCCGAGATCGCCGCCGGGCGCGTCGTGCTGGACGAAGGAGCGGCCCGCGCCGTGCGGGAGCGCGGCGGCAGCCTCCTGCCCGCCGGCATCCGCGCTGTAGAAGGCTCCTTCGGCAGGGGGCACACCATCCGGCTGGTCGCGCCGGACGGGCAGGAGATCGCCCGTGGTCTGACCCGCTACGCGTCGGCCGACCTGACCCGCATCGCCGGGCGGCACTCCCGCGAGATCGAGGAGGTGCTGGGCTTCACCTACGGCCCGGAAGCCGTGCACCGCGACGACCTCGTCCGGCTGTAG
- the rpmF gene encoding 50S ribosomal protein L32: MAKHPVPKKKTSKSKRDMRRSHHALTAPNLSECPHCHAKKLSHHICPSCGYYDGRQVLAV, encoded by the coding sequence ATGGCGAAGCACCCCGTTCCCAAGAAGAAGACCAGCAAGAGCAAGCGCGACATGCGCCGCAGCCACCACGCGCTCACCGCGCCGAACCTGAGCGAGTGCCCGCACTGCCACGCGAAGAAGCTCTCGCACCACATCTGCCCCAGCTGCGGCTACTACGATGGCCGTCAGGTGCTGGCCGTCTAA
- a CDS encoding NAD(P)/FAD-dependent oxidoreductase, whose translation MTTPRAVIVGAGPAGLAVAALLGQAGVPYTLLDARGPASAWRGHYERLHLHTPRGSSGLPGFPMPRTYPRYPSREQVIAYLDGYARHFGIEAVRAQVTDARRDGSTWTVTTMDGPFTAPNLIVATGYTAAPVRPTWPGLDTFTGPVVHSSDYRSGRAYAGQRVLVVGLGNSGGEIALDLHEQGARPTVSVRGPVNVLPRDILGIPTLALGILQAGWPSALADAVNAPIIRALIGDLRPYGLRRPAEGAITQIRRHRRVPVLDVGTVRLVKSGELAVRPGIDHFTPGSVVFIDGREEAFEAVILATGFRPNLAWLHTSVPVLDDHGVPMTSGRPTHEPGLTFCGFHVASSGMLREIAREARRIAAYLQA comes from the coding sequence ATGACCACTCCACGCGCCGTGATCGTCGGAGCCGGGCCAGCGGGCCTGGCCGTCGCCGCTCTCCTCGGGCAGGCGGGCGTGCCGTACACGCTGCTGGACGCCCGTGGCCCGGCGTCCGCGTGGCGCGGGCACTACGAGCGCCTGCACCTGCACACGCCCAGGGGTTCGTCCGGGCTGCCGGGCTTCCCCATGCCGCGCACCTACCCGCGCTACCCGTCACGGGAGCAGGTGATCGCCTACCTGGACGGGTACGCCCGGCACTTCGGGATCGAAGCGGTGCGCGCCCAGGTCACGGACGCCCGGCGCGACGGGAGCACCTGGACGGTCACCACCATGGACGGCCCCTTCACGGCCCCGAACCTGATCGTCGCCACCGGGTACACGGCCGCGCCCGTGCGCCCCACCTGGCCCGGCCTGGACACCTTCACCGGGCCGGTGGTGCACAGCAGCGACTACCGCAGTGGCCGGGCGTACGCGGGTCAGCGGGTGCTGGTCGTCGGCCTGGGGAACAGCGGCGGCGAGATCGCCCTCGACCTGCACGAGCAGGGGGCGCGACCGACCGTGTCCGTGCGCGGCCCCGTCAACGTTCTTCCACGCGACATCCTCGGAATTCCCACCCTAGCGCTGGGGATCCTTCAGGCGGGCTGGCCCTCCGCCCTGGCCGACGCCGTGAACGCGCCCATCATCCGCGCCCTGATCGGCGACCTGCGCCCCTATGGCCTGCGCCGCCCAGCCGAGGGAGCGATCACGCAGATCCGCCGCCACCGCCGCGTTCCCGTGCTGGACGTCGGCACCGTGCGCCTCGTCAAGTCCGGCGAACTGGCCGTCCGGCCCGGCATCGACCACTTCACGCCGGGCAGTGTGGTCTTCATCGACGGCCGCGAGGAAGCTTTCGAAGCCGTGATCCTAGCCACCGGCTTCCGGCCGAACCTGGCCTGGCTGCACACCAGCGTGCCCGTGCTGGATGACCACGGCGTGCCCATGACCAGCGGCCGCCCCACGCACGAGCCGGGCCTGACGTTCTGCGGCTTTCATGTGGCGTCCAGCGGCATGCTGCGCGAGATCGCCCGCGAGGCCCGCCGGATCGCCGCTTACCTACAGGCCTGA
- a CDS encoding aminopeptidase, with product MTATTPHAATALTFDEKLRNYARLAVRVGLGVKPGQRVLVQAPVDTAPLARLVVREAYAAGASFVDVRWDDDDVVLARFELAPDGSFDTISKWRVDAELETANAGGAVLAIRATDPNLLGSVEQARVAAYQKALATYRRPYSQQVMTNRLNWNLISAPIPGWATLMFPDVDADMAVEQQWDAIFAATRADQPDPVAAWTEHLAHLKRRRDVLTGKQYHALHFQGGDTDLTVGLADDHIWGGGAADTPGGITFTANIPTEEVWTAPHRERVDGVVVSTKPLSYQGVLIDGIRIEFQGGRIVNASARQGQDALTRMIDTDEGSHRLGEVALVPASSPISRSGLFFFNTLYDENAASHIAIGSAYRFNVRGGVDMSLEDFLATGGNDSLTHVDWMIGSAQMDVDGLAKDGTREPVMRAGEFVI from the coding sequence ATGACTGCGACGACCCCGCACGCTGCCACGGCGCTGACCTTCGATGAGAAACTTCGCAACTACGCCCGCCTCGCGGTGCGCGTGGGCCTGGGCGTGAAGCCGGGACAGCGCGTGCTGGTGCAGGCACCGGTGGACACCGCGCCGCTGGCCCGCCTGGTGGTGCGCGAGGCCTACGCGGCCGGCGCGAGCTTCGTGGACGTCCGCTGGGACGACGACGACGTGGTGCTGGCCCGCTTCGAACTCGCCCCGGACGGGAGTTTTGACACCATCAGCAAGTGGCGGGTCGATGCCGAACTGGAAACGGCGAACGCGGGAGGCGCGGTGCTGGCGATCCGCGCGACCGATCCGAACCTGCTGGGAAGCGTGGAGCAGGCGCGCGTGGCCGCGTACCAGAAGGCCCTGGCCACGTACCGCCGGCCGTACTCGCAGCAGGTCATGACCAACCGCCTGAACTGGAACCTGATCAGCGCCCCCATCCCCGGCTGGGCCACCCTGATGTTCCCGGACGTCGATGCCGACATGGCTGTGGAACAGCAGTGGGACGCGATCTTCGCCGCGACCCGCGCTGATCAGCCTGATCCGGTGGCCGCCTGGACGGAGCACCTCGCGCACCTGAAGCGCCGCCGGGACGTGCTGACCGGCAAGCAGTACCACGCGCTGCACTTCCAGGGCGGGGACACCGACCTGACGGTGGGTCTCGCCGACGACCACATCTGGGGGGGCGGCGCGGCCGACACGCCCGGCGGCATCACCTTCACGGCGAACATTCCCACCGAGGAAGTCTGGACCGCTCCGCACCGCGAGCGGGTGGACGGTGTGGTCGTGAGCACCAAGCCGCTGTCGTATCAGGGCGTGCTGATCGACGGCATCCGCATCGAGTTCCAGGGCGGGCGGATCGTGAACGCGAGCGCGCGGCAGGGCCAGGACGCCCTGACGCGCATGATCGACACGGACGAGGGCAGCCACCGCCTGGGCGAGGTCGCGCTGGTGCCGGCCTCCAGCCCCATCAGCCGTTCCGGCCTGTTCTTCTTCAACACGCTGTACGACGAGAACGCCGCCAGTCACATCGCCATCGGCAGCGCGTACCGTTTCAACGTGCGGGGCGGCGTGGACATGAGCCTGGAGGACTTCCTGGCCACCGGCGGCAACGACTCCCTGACGCACGTGGACTGGATGATCGGGTCGGCCCAGATGGACGTGGACGGCCTCGCGAAGGACGGCACCCGCGAGCCCGTGATGCGCGCGGGCGAATTCGTGATCTGA
- a CDS encoding carbonic anhydrase, with product MDDPAELLAADLQRRILDAIRRGASMEDIADLKDADVQTPEAAIQALKDGNARFFSGQVARPEIGANERRAHIMGQTPYAAVLACSDSRVPVELVFDQGLGQLFVVRVAGNVVGEAGLGTLEYAIEHLDVHLIMVMGHEGCGAVAAALLPEEKIAQEPENLQALIRRIQPSVANLPAIRDKKARMREAVLNNIRLQAKILREHPLIAQAEAEGRIRVVGGYYEIGSGAVDFLVEDEDLLP from the coding sequence ATGGACGATCCCGCCGAACTTCTCGCCGCCGACCTGCAACGTCGCATTCTGGACGCCATCCGGCGTGGCGCAAGCATGGAAGACATCGCCGACCTCAAGGACGCCGACGTCCAGACGCCGGAGGCCGCTATCCAGGCCCTCAAGGACGGCAACGCGCGCTTCTTCAGCGGCCAGGTGGCCCGCCCGGAGATCGGAGCGAACGAACGCCGCGCGCACATCATGGGCCAGACCCCCTACGCCGCCGTGCTGGCCTGCAGCGACAGCCGCGTCCCGGTGGAACTGGTGTTCGACCAGGGCCTGGGTCAGCTGTTCGTGGTGCGCGTCGCCGGGAATGTCGTCGGCGAGGCCGGACTGGGGACGCTGGAGTACGCCATCGAGCACCTGGACGTGCACCTGATCATGGTCATGGGCCACGAGGGGTGCGGAGCGGTGGCCGCCGCGCTGCTGCCCGAGGAGAAGATCGCGCAGGAGCCCGAGAACCTCCAGGCGCTGATCCGCCGCATCCAGCCCAGCGTGGCGAACCTGCCCGCCATCCGCGACAAGAAAGCCCGCATGCGCGAGGCGGTGCTGAACAACATCCGCCTTCAGGCGAAGATCCTGCGCGAGCACCCCCTGATCGCCCAGGCCGAGGCTGAGGGCCGCATCCGCGTGGTCGGCGGGTACTACGAGATCGGCTCCGGCGCCGTGGATTTCCTCGTGGAGGACGAGGATCTGCTGCCCTAG